A window of Dehalococcoidales bacterium genomic DNA:
CCCGAAAATACAAAGTCGGAAAATAATATATACCAGCCATCTCCGGGCTCTGCCTCTGTATCCTGTTTTTCGATGGCTGATATAGGAATGAAGCCATCAATCGTCAGGTCAATGTGACCAATCTCGCTGACATCAGAGGTGTTAATCCATCCTATAGCCAGAGAGATGGCTTTGTCCATTGGAACCTGGAGTCCGGATTCAATCTGTTTCCAAAGCCCGAGTCCTTCATAATAAATAATACCTCCATGGATTGACCCTGATAGTGTGCCTTGCCCGCCACTCGTTACATAGAACACATCGTCCCACTCGTCACTGGCGATCGACGTGCCACCGACGAATAGCTCCACTCCAATATCTCTCCGATCGATACTCCCGGCTACCGCCGTGTCGGTAACCACCACATTATAGGTGGCTCCCGGTGCTATGCTGAAGTTGACCGTCTTAGTCGTCAGCAACGTGCCATGACCAGACAAGATACTGCCTTCATAGATATAGACCTTGGCCGTCACCGATTGAGTGGCTGAGGACTGCGATGACACCGGACAGGTGATGGTCACTGCACTACCCGGGGCGACCTGGCCGGGGCTGGCCGATGGTTGTCCCAGTGTAAAAGCTACCACCGGAGCACTCGTTACATAGAACACGTCGTCCCACTCGTCACTGGTGATCGACGTGCCACCGACGAATAGCTCCACTCCAATATCTCTCCGATCGATACTCCCGGCTACCGCCGTGTCAGTAACCACCACGTTATAGGTGGACCCAGGAGCCACGCTGAAGTTGACCGTCTTGGTCGCCAGCAGCGTGCCGTGACCAGCCAGGGCACTACCTTCATATATATAGACCTTGGCCGTTACCGATTGGCTGGCGGAGGACTGTGATGACACCGGACAGGTGATGGTCACTGCACTACCCGGGGCGACCTGGCCGGGGCTGGCCGATGGTTGTCCCAGTGTAAAAGCTACCACCGGAGCACTCGTTACATAGAACACATCGTCCCATTCGTCACTGGCGATCGACGTGCCACCGACGAATAGCTCCACTCCAATATCTCTCCGATCGATACTCCCGGATACCGCCGTGTCGGTAACCACCACATTATAGGTGGCTCCCGGTGCTATGCTGAAGTTGACCGTCTTAGTCGTCAGCAACGTGCCATGTCCTGCCAGGGCGCTGCCTTCATATATATAGACTTTGGCCGTCACCGATTTGGCAGTATCATAATTCGATTTGACCGGGCAGGTTAAAGTCACCGCGCTGCCGGCGACAACATTAACAGGAGAGGCGGTCGGCTGGGAAAGAGTAAAACCTTCACTCACTTGCTGGACATTGAACACATCGTCCCATTCGTCACTGGCGATCGACGTGCCGCCAATGAATAGTTCCACCCCCACGTCACGCCGGTCTATGCTCCCGGCTACCGCCGTATCGGTAACCACGATGTCATGAGACGCGCCAGGCTCTATATTGAAGTTAACCGTCTTGGTCGTCAGCAACGTGCCGTGACCAGCCAAGGCGCTGCCTTCATAGATATAGACCTTGGCCGTGACGGACTGCGCGGTAGAATACCCTGATGTCACCGTGCACTTGATCGTTACCGTATTGCCCGGCATTACGGAGTTGGGGGTCGCCGTCGGTTGGGAGATGGCAAACCCGGCCTCTTCGCTTGAGACGCTAAAGGTCTGTTCGGTCAATTTGGTTAAAGACGGAAACGGCGGCAGCGTCACGGATTTGGAACTAATAATAGATACTGTGGTCGTCGGGCCGGCATACGCGCTGACTTCCAGTTTGTACTCTCCATCCCGGCTAAACCCTTTATCGAAGGTTACCTTAAAATTGCCGAGCCACGTCATCGCTGTTTTATATTCAGCGGGAGATCCTATGATTTCCCACCACTCCTCTGGATAGGTAACAGATACGATAACCCAGACAGGCACCAATAAAGGAATACCGAATAGCTCTACTTTCCCTTCGACAGTAAAAGCATCGTTCTTTTTAGGGATTTCGGGTGTCCATGTCACCTCTTTTAAAGTGAACAAAGCACCCGATGACTCCGCAAGGTCAACCGGAAATTTCATATCAACCTCCTCGCTACCAGTTCCACGGCCAGCCGGGTAGAAATCTCGGTACGGGCGGACCCTCCCAAGGGAATTGGGGTAGCAAATACCAGATTGCTTGAAACGGGTTAAGGGTAAAGAGTTTGGTAAAGTCCGTAAGTTTGGTCAGTTCTACCTGCTGCTGTTGTCTTCGCTGGTATTCGTTCATAGTTTGCTCCCGGTTACTATCTCGAACTCCCGCCGCAGTTCCTCCATAAGCCCTTTTTGCGGAATGGTTTTCCAGGGCGGTTCGTCGATAAGACGCTGTATGCCTCTTGTCAGGAAACCGGGCCACGAAATGTCCCAACTGGCAGGCACCGGGGGGCCTTCTTTAGGATTAGAGGGCTTCAGGAGAATCTCGGCAACTTTGAGGGCATTAACCTGTTTGCTCGTTATATCCATAGCCATCCTCCTGATAGGAGTTTAATCCGTCAAGAGGGATATGTCAAGACTTTAAGAGAAAACGCTTTATACTTTCCTGAATGTACCGCTTGTCGATTTTAGAGCAGTTACTCAGGTCGCTTTTGAAATCATCCCCTTGCAGGTAGGGGATAAAAGCATAACCCAAGCGCCGCAGGGCTGCCTCGATTGGCGTGGCCTGAAATTCAGGCTCTATGCGGAAGTCCAGGAGTATAACCTCGCCCACCCAGTCCGCTATTTGAGATAAAGATGGCGGAGAATCGTTTACAATCTGGAATGTCCCCTCGTCTTTAATATCAGCCATGCCGCGGGCGACATCATCGACTCTGATAAGGTTTAATACCCCGTCAGGATTCCCCGGCAGCCGGAACAGCGGCCGCAGCTCGGGTAAGCGCATCTGCCCCTCGATATACCGGCGGATAACCTCAGCCCGGTGATGGACGCCTACAATAAGCGAGACAAGCTGAAAGAAGTGCCCGTCGTAACTGGTGCCTTCGGGCATCACAATAGAAGGGCGGAAGATGGTTTTCAGGGGAATATCGGATTTTCCCAGTATCAACTCCGCCGCTTTTTTCGACCTCTCGTAAGGGTTGTGACCGCCTTCACAATATGCCGTTGAGCAATAATATAGATGGGGCACGTCATAACGGACGCAGAAATTGATTACATTACGTGTTCCTATAAAGTTTGTCTCGTAAACGTCCCCCTTTTTGTCATGCCCCAGGTTGACCAGCCCGGCAAGATGATAACAGGAATCGAAACCTTCGGCAGGGACCGCCAGTATACCAAGGTTCGGCTCAAGTATGTCGCCGGGCAGACCGATGAGATTTTTACTTGATTCTACAGGGTGACGAGAGAGTGAGTAAACGGTATGACCCTGTTCAACCAGTTTTTGAGCAAGGGCATTACCTATCAGACCCGATCCACCTGTTAGTAAAATATTGCTCATAAACGTCAATTATATGGGCATGATGCTGGCGCCGGGGTCATAAGGAATATAGTAGATTACCCAACCAAGTTCACCTAATCCGCCGGTAGCCGCCGATGTCGTTAAAGAGATTGTGCCGGGAGGTAAAAGGGGTAACCAGGTTATGGTATAGCCGACGATATCTACGAGTATCGGATCGGTCGGAACCATTATTTCAGAAAGTATCGTGCCCACCGGGGCGCTGTCGATATCCGCAGTCCCATCATCTAAAAAGAAAATACCGCCAATCGTCCTTTGCAAATACCCCTGTATGGTATTGACTCCGGCACCAAAGGGTGCTGTCACCACCTCACCTATCATCGAGGTCACTGCAACACGCCCGCCGGCTATCGCAAACAGGGAATGAGGACCAGCCGTGGCGAAGGTGGACGGGGCTCTTTCGACACGCTGCCCCAGAAACCCGACCGTGGACTTATATAACGCTGCCAGCTGTCTCGCAGGAATCATGTTACTCCCCCGGCCTTATTATCTGTTCAGAAAGCACCATTTGTCAATTTCTACCCCACTAATTCCGGTATTTGTGCCCTTTCGTAATAGGTGCTTTCCTTGGTTTCACCGGTTGCAACAGTATATCGAAGTGTCTGGAGCACAACATACAAACAAACTCAAACATCCCATTCCCTGAAGACTCACGTAGAAGTTTACTCCCACAACGGGGGCAATATGGGATTTTCAAGAGGATTAATCCCCCCTTGCATCGCTCACCAGCAATATAACAAGTTTACTTTTATTCAGTAAAACGCATGAGGGCCACGTTACTGGCACTTAGCCAATTTTTGCCATTGTCTGATCTTGTCCACAATTTCTTGTTCTGATAATTCTTTAATCTCATACTCCCAAATAACTAGACATCTAAAACCAACCGATGCGCAAGCCATGATACGTCCTAACTCTGTTTGGTGCCATTTAAGTTTCTTTCTTTTGTGCCAGTAATCTCCAAATATTTCAATAATTTCTTTTCTACCATTACAATTAGTGAAATCAGGTCTGTAACCTTCGATAATAAGAGAACCATCCCCAGTATATTTCCATTCTCCGGGGAAATTTCGTACAAGAATATCCCGTATATATTTCTCGGGTATATTTGGTTGTTTATGGAGAGATTGGGCAATAATATATGATTGGCTTTTCCGGTATTCTGGGTCTTTCCATTTCTGTATCATTGCTATTTTGTTTTTAGCACCAATCTTCTTTTTCGCATCCTCGGTAAGCCCTTTACGCCCCTCTCTCAGTTTCTGTAAATGTACTGAAGAACGCTTCCATCTTTTAGAGCCTTCACTAATCTTTTTTAACGCATCTTCCGAAAATACTCCGGTTTTACCTTTATTCCACGGAGTTCTACCAAGTACGCTGCATCCTCCTAATCGTTTCCCAATTAATTTAGCCTTCTCTTTATTAAGACCTTTATTCCATGGCACATGACCCGTACCATAAGAGGCTAGAAATAATTTAACTTCTGGTCTTTCCTTACCTTTTGGCCAACTACCCACCTTTTTACCTAAAATCAATTGCTGGGCTTTTGTTTGCGCTTTATTATGAGGAACTTGGCCCTTACTAAAGGCGGACTTTGGTATATTGCCCTTGGCAAATCTACCAAGATCATCTCTTTTATCTACTGGAACCTGCAAAGCGTAGCTCCTCCGGTCATTCCTGGCCCGATACTCAACATCATCAAATAATCATCTTGCTTAATATCTTGAAACATTAAGTGCTTACCCGTAATGCCGACGCTGGTACTGGACGTGTTGCCAAAATTTTTTAATGTTTCTCGCGAAAGTTTAATCTGCTCCTCCGAGAGTCCGATAGCATCCCGAATATTATCCAATACTCCACTTCCCGCAGCATGAATTACCCACCATTTTACTTGATGGCTGTCAAGTTTAGTTCGTGATAGAAGACCACTCATAGCTTTATAAGCTACCTCTGCCGCCAGATCCGGTACTCTCCGGGAAATAACAGCCCTTAAACGTCCATTCTGCCAGCGATAGCCCAAGTCATTCAAGTAAGTATGATCGATATATGTTTCGGTGTCAATGATGGTTGGGTGACGCCAATCATCATCATGCCCAACCAGACAAGCTACAGCTGCGTCTCCGAACAGGGCATTAGCTCGCATTAGAGAATAGCCGTCACCTTGATCCGGCTTCCCATTCTCAGGGAAATAGGTTAAATCACAGAGTTCACAGTTCACGACCAAGGCCATTTTACCGGATGACTGCACAAAGTCAAACCCTCGCTTTAACCCCGGGAAACCGCTTTCGCAACCCTGTCCTATAATATTGGAATGATAAACCGAAGGTGACATATTGAACTTAGCCCCGATATAATGACTAGCAGATGGTCCAGGCATCAGTCCTGTGCAACTACCATAGGTAATACACCCGATATCTTGCACATCACGACCATCCAAACATTGTACTATCGCTTCACACGACAACTGTACCGCCCATTTGGCATACTGTTCCTGCTGCTCCTGGAAGCTAAGAGTCTTTATCTTCTCAAGCGGCAAACAGAAATATCTCTTATTAATTTGAGCATCTCTGAACATTCGGAAAAAGGGTCTAGGATAACCCAGCACTTCAAATATCTTTTCCTGGGTGTACGTAAATTCCGGCACCGCGTATCCCAGGGAGATAACTTTGACTTTACTCATTTTTCATTCCCTTCCTGCTGCTATTTACTCTTTTATTTTTAAGAAGTCGGACCTTTCCACCCAGCGATTAATCCGCTCAATCTTCTCCGCCTCTTCCCGGGCTTCCACTTCTTTCGCCAGCCACTTTTTTGTATACTTCCCCAGGACATCATCCTGAAGTTCTGCCTTTACCTTGGCATCGAAGCCCCATTCCTTACAATCCTCTTCAACCACTGCCTCCAAATCGGAGAGGACTACGGGATGAGGCTCTTCCTTCAAATCCGTGTCGATTTCAACTGCAACCAGAATCCTTTTCACTTCTCACCTCCACTATACTCTTTTAAGGGCTGGTGGGCTTCCTGCAATCTACCGTAATCAGGCTTATCTATCATTTCGATAGCGTCCGACCGACCGATTGAACAGTTTTATCTCACCATGAAGCATGTCCCGTGCACACCCCATACTACCACTGAACGAACATCGGCATGAGTACATGGGTGAAGTTATTTTCACCAACCACACGTATTACACCAGGGGAAGATGGGCTATTGAGTTCAAGCGACAATGACGCCACTTTGAGCTCACTAAGCACTCCCATCAGCAGTTTACCATCGAAGGCAATCCTGGTAGCCTCGCCCTCTACTACCGCGTCTATTTCTCCGACAGCATCACCGATGTCTGCATCCTGTCCGGCAATCACCATTTGTCCGGGATTACCCTCTTTGCCGGCAATTACCTTCAACCGAACAATGGCCGTGTAACCCTGGGAAAAACCCGCGACTGCCTTAACAGCTCTCCACAATTCCCCTCTATCAACGTTTACTTTCGTTACGTAGCCCTGGGGAATCAACTGAGCGTAATTAGGAAAAGTGCCCGAGACAAGCTGGGATACCAGTTCTATTTTCCCGATGTGGAAGAGCACCTGGCTCGTCTTGGTATCGACCGCAATGTCAATCGTCTCTTCCTGATTGCCGATAAGGCTCATGACTGTCACGAGTGTCTTCGCCGGTATAATAATATTCGTATCTCGCCGGGAATTTTCCTTGAGTTCACAACTGGCAACGGACAATCTGAATCCATCGGCCGCCGCTAGTGTCAGAGTTTTACCCGCAAACACAGCATTGACACCGGTAAGAACAGGCCGCGAGTCATTGTCGGATGCTGCGAATACAACCCGACTGAGCCCATGAAACAGGGCCTCCGCTTCCACCCTGGCTATGAATGTATCATCAATGTGGGGAACCGGAGGAAACTCTTTCGCATCGACGCCGCTGAACCGGGCGTCTGATCTGCCGCATTTCACTTCCAGGGACCTGGACGCGGGTAATAGTTCCATAGACACCACATCGTTGGATAGAGAGCCGATAAATTCACTGAACAGCCGGGCGGGTATGGTGATTGCCCCTTTCTCCTTGACATCAGAGCCTATACGGCACACGAGCGCCATTTCCAGGTTTGTGGCTGTCAACACGAGATCCCCATCTTCCGCAGACATAAGGATGTTCTGGGTAATCGGCAAAGTTGTCCGGGTAGCTACTGCCTTCCCAACCACCCCAAGCCCCCAATCCAGTTTTTCTTTCGTACATGATAGTTTCATCACTACCTCCTTAATAATATATAGTAATAGTCATCTTACAGATGGTAATATAACTGGAAAGAAGCCAAGCTGGCCACGGTATGGAATAGGATTATCATAAAGTTCCCCGTCATTTACCAGAAAACAGAAGGGACCGAAAGCCCAGAGCGACAGAGTGGAAATCTCAGGCCCTGATATTTCCCCCCTGATAGTTATTTCGGCGATGATTTTACCACGGTACCGCTCCCAGTCTACCTTATTAAATTCGATTAACTGATCGGAACCCAGATGACTACGAATAAAAGCCAGTTCATCCGGGGGTGTTTTAGTTTTGCTGGCATGAAGATAGACCCGAATCGGCAACTCTTCACGTTTGATGTACCGAAAGAGCGACCATGGGCGGTTCTCCTCCGGTTTAATGTTCTTGGCCATGAGCCAGAACCATTCGGCGTAGCCGCTGAGTGCTTTCATTTCGGCATATCCTCCCGGTGAATATTGAATAGGTTAGATAATGGGGGCTTGACGAAGACCGGTATCTCAGCCTTATCACAGGCAGTTATAATTTCATCCACCCAGGCTCTCTCAGGTAATTTTACAGGTTTTGTCTGGCAACCTAAAATCACCCAGGAGATTCCTGACTCTTTTAGCCAGTTTCCCAGTCCACCCAATGGGTCAGGTCCCGGTACTGATGTTATCCTTTCAAGAAAAGGTTCGATGCTCAAGAATTTAACCTTGGCGGGAATGACCCTTAGCTCAGGCAGGGCAGTCCAGAATTGCGAATAGCAGGTTGTAGTAGCTCCTACCCAAACGTTATCGGGATATGCCCATTTATGAAGATTTTTATATTGCTTGGTCAAAAGGTAAAAGCGATGCTGAGGGCAAGCCTTAATAGTCTCAATCTCCGCCCGTGTCCAATCTTCCGGCCAATAATCAGCCGCCCAGTCGCTCATGTCATCCAGGAAGATGCCGGCGGGTTTCTTCCGGCGCCGGATCTGCTCCAGCTTCGATGGACACCAGCGGGGATAGAAGGGGTTCCCATAGGCTTCGCACTTCGCCTCCGAAAGTTTAAGAACATCATCCATCATATCACCCGGTGTAAAGTCATCACCTGAACCGCTATAATTTACCTTCGGAGTAGCTATATTGGGATTCGCCAGATACCTTGACTTCAATCTCCCGTTCGCCAACTTCCGGGCGTAGCAATAGGGGCACCCATTAAGACATCCGGTTTTAGGTGAGACCGTGAAGCCCGGCGTTCCATCGGGATTTTTTACCCAGGGTATATCAGTTCTATTCATCTCCGGTTCCCCCAACTTGACAGAAATTTAGTTCGCCCGGGCAATAGGTCCTGGCCAACATGCAGGATTTCAGCAATCTCTTCGGTATCTTCTGGCATCCAGAGGTACACTTCCTCCCCAGCGTCATAGAGCAAGTCAAGCCACCGGCGCTGCTCCGGCGTGGGTTTCTTACCCTTCATTTTTAATTCGGCGTAAATAATCCGTCCACTACAATTAATTGCCCTAACCAGGATCAAGTCCGGGAACCCCTGGCCATCACCCCCAACTGCGGTGCGCCACCCCTTTTGCGACATGCCGGGCCGGAAGTGTGCCGATGTCCACCCAAGCAGGTGTGCCAGCGAAAGACGCCCCTTGGTATCAGTAATGAGCATATCCAGAAATTCCTGCTCGGTGGTGTTAGGCTGTTTCACTTCTTTTCCCTGGAGTTCATAATAAATTCGTAGGCTTTGGTAATGCGTTTGAATTTTTCGGCATCACCACCTCGGTCAGGGTGATAAAAGTTTACCTTTTGCATATATACCTTTTTAATGAGTTCGGTCGGGTCGCTCTTGTCAACTCCCAACACATCGTAGGCATCTTCAAGTAGGTCCTGCTCCGATGTGGTGCCATTGGCGGTACTCTTCACCAAGTCTTTTGTCGAACTTAGTCCCTGATAACTAATACCAGATTTCTCAGCTATCCGTACCCTGTCCAGAAAGAGGAATATTGACCGCATGTTACGCGCATAGTCCGATAGGTTACAGAATACGGTCTGCCATTCACCTTTTCGGAAATAAGATACGGTGACACCGTTTCCCCTCTTTATTCCACCTGACACGTACTCTTCCTGCTCACGCATGATGCTGAACTGCTCGATATTCCATAAATCAAACATGTGTCTCAGATCGTTTCTGGTTCGATTTGCATCTACAGGATATCCCATAGCATTCTCCTTATAACTACCCAACTATCCAAGTATTTGCCCTACCAGTATTATAATCGGATAAAGCGCCCCGGCTGCCACAATAGCTATCATGCTCTTCTGAAAATCTCTTTCCATGGTCACCAGCAGGCCGACACATACCGGCACCACTACCATGGCCAGCGCCGTGAGCGGCATCAGTATCCCCAGCGTAATTAGCAGCACGTGGTAGATGCACATGAACATAAGCCAAGCGGTGCAATACCAACGAAGCAGGCCGAGAGATTTAGTACGCTCACAATCGACTTCAGATGGGCCACTTGGAATATGGGAGTAGCCACTCCACTCTGAATACTCCCACACCTTGTAAGCCAGGCTCTTGACACCCTTTTTCAGGTTTGCTTCCGCATCCGGCCACTCGTCAAGTGCCAGCCCCAGGAAGCTCAGGATGATGGCCGTGGGGACACTCACCAGAATCCCGTTAACTATGGGTGGATTAGGGTTAACGGCAAACATGCCAATTAGAACAGCGACCGGACCGACCGCCAATCCCAGGGAGAGTTCATGAGCCCAGATAGTAAATTTCCCCCAGCTATACATAAAAGTCATGAGCATACCGCAGACCGCTATTGGCAGCAGCCACCAGCTGACGTGTACTGACAGGTAGATAATCGGCACAAGCGCCAGTGCGTAGTATACCAGGGCGTTAATCAGCACCTCGCGCAAGGATACCGCCCCATTCTCAATGAGGTTCTGGCCACCGGTATAGGACTTCTCGGCACTCCGGTTTTCTTTCTCCCCGCGATCCAAGCCGGTCCAGGCATAGTCCAAGAAGCTGTTGAAACTGTGCCCGCCGGCCATGAGTAAATATCCTGCTATCATAGCTATCCAGGCATTAAGGTTGATGCCACCTGCTAGTACAGAACCTAAAAGCGTACTCGAAAGGAAGAAAGGGGCCGCAAATGGCCTACTAAGCTGGAGTACATGAATTTTTACCTTTTTCGTAAAAGAAACTATCAACTTTTTGGGCGACTGATTGGACATTCTTCAACTCCTTCTCCCATATAATTAGGCATTTGAAACCAAGGGTATTGTAAGCCATTATACGGCCTAGTTCAGTGTATTTCCACCTCAAAACTCTTTTGGGCCCATGCCAGTAATCCCCATACATTTCTATTACAGCTTTTAAGCCATTCTTGTTTATATAATCTGGTATGAGCCCATCCAGAACTAATTTCCCGTCATTATACTCCCATTCTCCTGGATGGTATCTATTTAATATACACCCTAATGCCTTTTCGGGCTTATTGGGGCTAGATTGGATACCTTTCGCAATTTTGTTTTTTAAGTCTTCATCTTCTCTCAAGCGACGAGCCTGCAATTCGTGCCACCAAACAGATGTCCAAAGGCACTTCCTACTACAAAAGCGCCTACTTACTGATGGCCGTACATAGAATGCGCTACCGCAGTTCTCACATATTCTTTCTACTCTGCACCAATTTGGGCTCTCTTGACCTTTAGGTTGAGGACGATGTACATGTTCCGACTCCCATCTATTTTTGCATAAGATAGAACAGAATTTTTTACTTTTAGCTATCGAAGGCTGTATGATAGTAGTCTTACCACATTGTATACATATAACGTTAACGCGTGTAGAACGCCATCCGGCATAAGTATGCTCTTTATGCCAAGCACGAGCACAGGCCACACTACAGAATCGTCTACCTCTCTTGACATCGGACACATATTTTATATGTTTAATTCCGCAGTATGGGCAAGCAACTTCAACAGTATGACCAATTCTAGCCGTAGCTATTTTAAGCCTTCTTTCCTCTATCATCAGGTTGTTTTACTTCCTTTTTCAGCGCCGCCTCAACCGTGTTGTTAACATAGGTGTTTGGGTCCTTGCCGCTCTTTACCAGTTCGTCATAGATGTCTTTTCTTAAATATATCGTAGGCATTAGTCACCTCCCTACCGGTTAACCCTGATTATCGCTATCACATCAATATGCTCCGGCAGCTTTTTCAGCAGTTCCGGCCAGGAGCAATGATATTTCGACTCGCCACCACTTGCATGGAGAACCCTCCACAAATACGGAACTCCCCACGAAGGAACAGGTGTGTATTTCTCCGGTTCAGGATCTGACGTTCCCATAGGAGATTCTCGCGTAAACAGTAACCATTTGTGCTCACCCCATCCCCAAAAGAACCATAGTGTTATTACTAATAATAATACTAATGATTGTGGAAGTCAATACATGGTCAGACAATATTTAGAGCAGTGTTAACAATCCCATAACCAATGCGCTGGCAAGAGGTATGGTCGCATTACCTTTTTATATTAGCTTTGAACTGTCTGACTTTATATACAACTGATTGTTCATCCTTGAGTTCGTGCTCCCAAATAACTAGACAATGAAAGCCGAGAGATTTATATGCCTCTATTCTGCCTGACTCGGTATAGTGCTCTGGTATATTTGTGCGAGTGTGCCAGTATTCCCCAAAAAGTTCTATCACAGCCTTAATTCCATTCATATTGCTGAAATCGGGAGCATAGCCTCCAACAATATGATGGCCATCACCAGTGTATTCCCATTCTCCTGAAAAGTATTTCGTGAGGACGTATTCCAACTTAAATTCAGCTTTGTTTGGATGACGACGATTAGCCGCAAAAACAGCTTCGATAATTCGTTGCCTTTCTACTGGATCGCTCATACGAATACGAGCTTTGCGTCCTATGACTTCTTTTGTTTCTTTTGAGTGTTTATGTCTATAGAAAGGATTTGTCTCCCCAGGTCGCCCCTTTTTCTTGTTTATTTCGATAGAGAAGTGCCTTCCGTAGTTTTGTTGACCGATTTTTTGCGCATATTCCCCTTTTTGCTCTTCTGTCATACCCCGCCACTTCGTCACAAAAGGATTCTTATTACCCTGCATTTGGTGAGCATGCCATTCACCTTGGCATTTTCGAGAGCAGAAATTATTTCCCGTCGGCCACATTTGCGTTCGTCTTCGTGAAAACTCTTGGCCACACTTAGTACATTTTAATATCACTAACGGAGGATTTAGAGAACCAAACCAGCGTAACCGGCATTCCTTTGAACAAAAGTTGTGCTTTTTAATTAATAAGGGGGACCTTTGAAACTCTACTTTACACTTATCACAAACCAAAAGCATACAGTGCTCCGAAATAAATTATAGCAGATGCCAAGGGTATTGCCCAGTTATCATCTGC
This region includes:
- a CDS encoding J domain-containing protein, with the translated sequence MGYPVDANRTRNDLRHMFDLWNIEQFSIMREQEEYVSGGIKRGNGVTVSYFRKGEWQTVFCNLSDYARNMRSIFLFLDRVRIAEKSGISYQGLSSTKDLVKSTANGTTSEQDLLEDAYDVLGVDKSDPTELIKKVYMQKVNFYHPDRGGDAEKFKRITKAYEFIMNSREKK
- the dnaN gene encoding DNA polymerase III subunit beta, which produces MKLSCTKEKLDWGLGVVGKAVATRTTLPITQNILMSAEDGDLVLTATNLEMALVCRIGSDVKEKGAITIPARLFSEFIGSLSNDVVSMELLPASRSLEVKCGRSDARFSGVDAKEFPPVPHIDDTFIARVEAEALFHGLSRVVFAASDNDSRPVLTGVNAVFAGKTLTLAAADGFRLSVASCELKENSRRDTNIIIPAKTLVTVMSLIGNQEETIDIAVDTKTSQVLFHIGKIELVSQLVSGTFPNYAQLIPQGYVTKVNVDRGELWRAVKAVAGFSQGYTAIVRLKVIAGKEGNPGQMVIAGQDADIGDAVGEIDAVVEGEATRIAFDGKLLMGVLSELKVASLSLELNSPSSPGVIRVVGENNFTHVLMPMFVQW
- a CDS encoding VRR-NUC domain-containing protein, with translation MKQPNTTEQEFLDMLITDTKGRLSLAHLLGWTSAHFRPGMSQKGWRTAVGGDGQGFPDLILVRAINCSGRIIYAELKMKGKKPTPEQRRWLDLLYDAGEEVYLWMPEDTEEIAEILHVGQDLLPGRTKFLSSWGNRR
- a CDS encoding prenyltransferase; translated protein: MAGGHSFNSFLDYAWTGLDRGEKENRSAEKSYTGGQNLIENGAVSLREVLINALVYYALALVPIIYLSVHVSWWLLPIAVCGMLMTFMYSWGKFTIWAHELSLGLAVGPVAVLIGMFAVNPNPPIVNGILVSVPTAIILSFLGLALDEWPDAEANLKKGVKSLAYKVWEYSEWSGYSHIPSGPSEVDCERTKSLGLLRWYCTAWLMFMCIYHVLLITLGILMPLTALAMVVVPVCVGLLVTMERDFQKSMIAIVAAGALYPIIILVGQILG
- a CDS encoding SDR family oxidoreductase — encoded protein: MSNILLTGGSGLIGNALAQKLVEQGHTVYSLSRHPVESSKNLIGLPGDILEPNLGILAVPAEGFDSCYHLAGLVNLGHDKKGDVYETNFIGTRNVINFCVRYDVPHLYYCSTAYCEGGHNPYERSKKAAELILGKSDIPLKTIFRPSIVMPEGTSYDGHFFQLVSLIVGVHHRAEVIRRYIEGQMRLPELRPLFRLPGNPDGVLNLIRVDDVARGMADIKDEGTFQIVNDSPPSLSQIADWVGEVILLDFRIEPEFQATPIEAALRRLGYAFIPYLQGDDFKSDLSNCSKIDKRYIQESIKRFLLKS
- a CDS encoding 3-oxoacyl-[acyl-carrier-protein] synthase III C-terminal domain-containing protein; protein product: MSKVKVISLGYAVPEFTYTQEKIFEVLGYPRPFFRMFRDAQINKRYFCLPLEKIKTLSFQEQQEQYAKWAVQLSCEAIVQCLDGRDVQDIGCITYGSCTGLMPGPSASHYIGAKFNMSPSVYHSNIIGQGCESGFPGLKRGFDFVQSSGKMALVVNCELCDLTYFPENGKPDQGDGYSLMRANALFGDAAVACLVGHDDDWRHPTIIDTETYIDHTYLNDLGYRWQNGRLRAVISRRVPDLAAEVAYKAMSGLLSRTKLDSHQVKWWVIHAAGSGVLDNIRDAIGLSEEQIKLSRETLKNFGNTSSTSVGITGKHLMFQDIKQDDYLMMLSIGPGMTGGATLCRFQ
- a CDS encoding DUF5131 family protein yields the protein MNRTDIPWVKNPDGTPGFTVSPKTGCLNGCPYCYARKLANGRLKSRYLANPNIATPKVNYSGSGDDFTPGDMMDDVLKLSEAKCEAYGNPFYPRWCPSKLEQIRRRKKPAGIFLDDMSDWAADYWPEDWTRAEIETIKACPQHRFYLLTKQYKNLHKWAYPDNVWVGATTTCYSQFWTALPELRVIPAKVKFLSIEPFLERITSVPGPDPLGGLGNWLKESGISWVILGCQTKPVKLPERAWVDEIITACDKAEIPVFVKPPLSNLFNIHREDMPK